In a genomic window of Roseiflexus castenholzii DSM 13941:
- a CDS encoding glycoside hydrolase family 5 protein, whose amino-acid sequence MHRSNMCVLSWIARYGFIIALLAACGSATTNPLTRPDIDEVRPTTAAQPTLTTAPTPTRAPVSGTPQPRFLRTSALQFGVVAHLYYTDRSRVLMLTKIAGFDWVRQQVHWKDIEAAPGVYYWDELDHIVADVSASNLKLLVNIVQSPPFYPPGNGGKPRDPKVMGNFVAAMVERYGDRIAAIEIWNEPNLAVENGGRVTPEDPGRYVEILAECYRRIKAINPNIYVLAAAPASTGVFDPERAIPDIEYLRAMYTYKNGMIRDYFDAQAAHPGGAANSPDWLYPESPGNRPAWNDHPTHYFRHVENVRALMIEHGLGDRQIWITEYGWATPNTTPGFEFGNLMTFDDQADYIVRAITRVYEQYRDEEGRPWVGAMFLWNMNFAVLWGAQGNPNHEQASFSLLNPDWSPRPAFIALQGLHQRLKVSQGRSP is encoded by the coding sequence ATGCATCGTTCCAATATGTGCGTGTTGTCCTGGATTGCGCGATATGGCTTTATCATCGCACTCCTCGCCGCCTGTGGATCGGCGACGACCAACCCGCTTACCCGCCCTGATATTGATGAAGTGCGCCCCACCACCGCAGCGCAGCCGACGTTGACCACAGCGCCGACACCGACGAGAGCGCCGGTCTCTGGAACGCCGCAACCGCGCTTTCTGCGCACATCTGCGCTGCAATTCGGCGTAGTGGCGCATCTGTACTATACCGACCGCAGCCGGGTGCTGATGCTGACGAAGATCGCTGGCTTCGACTGGGTGCGACAACAGGTACACTGGAAAGATATCGAAGCGGCGCCGGGCGTCTATTACTGGGATGAACTGGACCACATCGTCGCCGATGTGTCTGCCAGCAACCTGAAATTGCTGGTGAACATCGTGCAATCGCCGCCATTCTACCCTCCCGGCAATGGCGGCAAGCCGCGCGACCCGAAGGTTATGGGCAATTTTGTGGCAGCAATGGTGGAACGATATGGAGATCGCATTGCGGCTATCGAGATCTGGAACGAGCCAAACCTGGCGGTCGAGAATGGCGGGCGCGTTACGCCTGAGGATCCGGGACGGTACGTTGAGATTCTGGCAGAGTGCTATCGCCGCATCAAGGCGATCAACCCCAATATCTACGTGCTGGCGGCAGCGCCGGCATCGACCGGCGTGTTCGACCCGGAGCGCGCCATTCCCGATATTGAGTACCTGCGCGCCATGTACACCTACAAGAACGGCATGATCCGTGACTATTTCGATGCGCAGGCAGCGCACCCCGGCGGCGCAGCGAACTCCCCCGACTGGCTCTATCCCGAATCTCCCGGCAATCGTCCGGCGTGGAACGACCATCCGACCCATTACTTCCGCCACGTCGAAAATGTGCGCGCGTTGATGATCGAACACGGTCTCGGCGACCGGCAGATCTGGATTACCGAATACGGATGGGCGACGCCAAATACGACACCGGGATTCGAGTTTGGCAACTTGATGACGTTCGACGATCAGGCAGACTATATCGTTCGGGCGATCACGCGAGTCTATGAGCAGTATCGTGACGAAGAGGGGCGTCCGTGGGTCGGGGCGATGTTTTTATGGAATATGAACTTTGCCGTCCTGTGGGGTGCACAGGGCAACCCGAACCACGAGCAGGCATCGTTTAGTCTGCTGAATCCCGACTGGAGTCCTCGTCCGGCATTTATTGCACTTCAGGGGTTGCATCAGCGTCTGAAAGTATCTCAGGGGCGGTCGCCATAA
- a CDS encoding DUF2079 domain-containing protein yields the protein MTQALASQRERSNTWIAHMLTAIERQASLALAAFIMLYVAVLFFGLTFKYFSWAQGYDQIDYQQSIWNTTQGRFLEISHYRHTDHLWGMDFIPAILLIVPFYALFPSALTLNFFQALFMALGALPIYGIARDRFDGSRLAGLGWALVYLLYPSLWFVTMSAPWQPRTLAIPALLGAFFFLQRATFQRAGIREWGAYLGLLALALTTRTDVSLVVVSFGILAALWRVGWRWALPPLMMGLAWFYLSTNVIVPSFYLPDYQVREGEIGAVTEGDYTEVWPGKSPQLAYYSHLGDSAGAILWTIVSRPIDVLRLMFTPDKLVYLALMLLPLALLPLLAPDVAILAAPPLAMNLLSLRPFQITVREQYQALVIPGLILAAIIGAARVWSWWQARSERTRGAHVSGIQERRTRSRPAAMFMIGAIGIAAVTNLAYRNPVATTVLYRESPERLAAMERLAALIPPDAPLGVTSFLAPRMMPRRFIYYVPPDESFPPLERAEYLFIDMRAAALHTERDRDFIQRLRESRRWQVIAEEEDLLVLRQAHQAP from the coding sequence ATGACACAAGCGCTTGCATCACAACGCGAACGTTCCAACACCTGGATCGCGCACATGCTCACCGCAATCGAGCGGCAGGCGAGTCTGGCGCTGGCAGCGTTTATCATGCTCTACGTCGCAGTCCTTTTCTTTGGACTGACATTCAAGTACTTCAGTTGGGCGCAGGGGTATGATCAGATTGATTATCAGCAGTCGATCTGGAACACAACCCAGGGTCGTTTCCTCGAGATTTCGCACTACCGCCACACCGATCACCTGTGGGGCATGGATTTCATTCCGGCGATCCTGCTGATCGTTCCATTCTATGCGCTCTTTCCATCGGCGCTAACGCTCAATTTCTTCCAGGCGCTCTTTATGGCGCTTGGCGCGCTGCCGATCTATGGGATCGCGCGCGACCGCTTCGATGGTTCGCGCCTCGCGGGTCTCGGATGGGCGCTTGTTTATCTGCTCTATCCATCGCTCTGGTTTGTGACGATGAGCGCACCATGGCAACCGCGCACACTGGCGATCCCGGCGCTGCTCGGCGCGTTTTTCTTCCTGCAACGCGCCACGTTCCAGCGCGCAGGCATCCGGGAGTGGGGCGCATATCTGGGATTACTGGCACTGGCGCTGACCACACGCACCGATGTGTCGCTGGTGGTGGTCTCGTTCGGCATTCTGGCGGCGCTGTGGCGCGTCGGCTGGCGCTGGGCGCTCCCGCCGCTCATGATGGGACTGGCATGGTTCTATCTTTCGACGAATGTGATCGTGCCATCGTTTTACCTTCCCGATTATCAGGTGCGCGAGGGAGAGATCGGCGCGGTGACGGAGGGCGATTACACCGAGGTCTGGCCCGGCAAAAGCCCGCAACTGGCGTACTATTCGCATCTCGGCGACAGTGCGGGCGCTATTCTGTGGACGATTGTCAGCCGACCGATTGATGTGCTGCGTCTGATGTTTACACCGGATAAGTTGGTTTATCTGGCGCTGATGCTGCTTCCGCTGGCGCTGCTCCCGTTGCTCGCGCCCGATGTCGCGATTCTGGCAGCCCCGCCGCTGGCAATGAACCTCCTCTCGCTGCGCCCGTTTCAGATCACGGTGCGTGAACAGTATCAGGCGCTTGTCATTCCCGGTCTGATTCTGGCGGCGATTATCGGCGCGGCGCGGGTATGGTCGTGGTGGCAGGCGCGCAGTGAGCGGACGCGCGGCGCTCACGTTTCTGGCATTCAGGAACGCCGAACACGCTCGCGCCCGGCAGCAATGTTCATGATCGGCGCCATTGGCATTGCAGCGGTCACCAATCTGGCATACCGCAATCCCGTCGCAACGACCGTGCTCTACCGTGAGTCGCCGGAGCGTCTTGCGGCGATGGAGCGCCTGGCAGCGTTGATCCCGCCCGATGCTCCGCTGGGGGTGACGTCGTTTCTGGCGCCGCGCATGATGCCGCGTCGCTTCATCTACTATGTGCCGCCGGACGAGTCATTTCCACCGCTCGAGCGCGCCGAGTATCTTTTCATCGACATGCGCGCTGCGGCGTTGCACACCGAACGCGACCGCGACTTTATTCAGCGTCTGCGCGAATCGAGGCGCTGGCAGGTTATTGCCGAAGAGGAGGACCTGCTGGTGCTGCGCCAGGCGCACCAGGCGCCGTAG
- a CDS encoding SDR family oxidoreductase: MLAGKIAIVTGGTGALGGAVVQALLNAGATVWVPYVGTDDLDRLRKRITLPTDAILDGAPLDLTDEAAVYQAYGQVAGTYGGIDILVNIAGGFAGGEPVHRTPWSLWQQQLDINLKTAVISCAAAVPHMLTRGGAIVNVSSRTATQNARNVAAYGAAKRAVLQLTEALAAELRDSNITANAILPSVIDTPANRAADPNADHSRWVAPEAIARVILFLVGPDARIISGAAIPVYGRA; this comes from the coding sequence ATGCTGGCAGGGAAGATTGCCATTGTCACCGGCGGTACAGGAGCGCTCGGTGGCGCTGTGGTTCAGGCGCTACTCAACGCCGGCGCGACAGTGTGGGTACCATATGTTGGCACAGACGACCTCGACCGCCTGCGGAAGCGGATCACGCTGCCCACCGACGCCATATTGGACGGCGCGCCGCTCGATCTGACCGACGAAGCGGCAGTGTACCAGGCATATGGTCAGGTTGCAGGCACATATGGCGGCATCGACATTCTGGTGAATATTGCCGGCGGATTCGCTGGCGGCGAACCGGTGCATCGCACTCCCTGGTCGCTCTGGCAGCAGCAACTGGATATCAATCTTAAGACTGCGGTCATTTCCTGTGCGGCAGCCGTGCCACACATGCTGACGCGCGGCGGCGCAATCGTCAATGTCAGCAGCCGCACTGCAACGCAAAACGCCAGAAATGTGGCAGCATACGGCGCCGCCAAACGCGCGGTGCTGCAACTGACCGAGGCGCTTGCCGCCGAGCTGCGCGACTCCAACATTACCGCTAATGCTATTCTGCCTAGCGTGATCGATACGCCCGCCAATCGCGCCGCCGATCCGAACGCCGATCACAGTCGCTGGGTCGCGCCGGAGGCGATTGCGCGCGTTATCCTGTTCCTCGTCGGTCCCGACGCGCGCATCATTAGCGGCGCGGCAATCCCGGTGTATGGCAGGGCATGA
- a CDS encoding B-box zinc finger protein, giving the protein MQATGEFMTESTATEVQQLITEGRAAALAGDTFTARARFRRATELDSENVDAWIGLSSVAPILAEKREYLRRALAIDPMNAEATASLAYVEKLLADGLQIAPSHRRQERQASGDASPLLSAPEPPAVEVAYCYIHPDRETGLRCVQCNRPICGSCAQMTPVGQLCPECRKARRPPHYQADLSHMLIGGVTGFFAALIGSVLVVVLGGVPFLGLFLAMMAGPLTGALTARIVEQLTRKRGKAMQASTVIGLALGALPLVGFGVIALLNGAFLQLLLIGLWVTLLIVTAVARLR; this is encoded by the coding sequence ATGCAGGCGACCGGTGAGTTCATGACCGAATCGACCGCCACCGAAGTGCAGCAACTGATTACCGAAGGGCGCGCTGCTGCGCTGGCAGGTGACACCTTTACTGCGCGCGCTCGATTTCGCCGTGCTACCGAACTTGACAGCGAGAATGTCGATGCCTGGATCGGTTTGAGCAGTGTTGCGCCCATCCTTGCCGAGAAGCGTGAGTACCTGAGGCGCGCGCTGGCGATCGACCCGATGAACGCTGAAGCAACGGCCAGCCTGGCGTATGTCGAGAAATTGCTGGCGGACGGGCTACAGATTGCGCCGTCGCATCGGCGTCAGGAACGGCAGGCGAGCGGTGATGCTTCACCGCTGCTCTCTGCCCCAGAGCCGCCGGCGGTTGAAGTCGCCTACTGCTATATTCACCCCGACCGTGAGACCGGCTTGCGCTGTGTGCAGTGCAATCGTCCGATCTGCGGTTCGTGTGCGCAAATGACTCCTGTCGGGCAACTGTGCCCGGAGTGCCGCAAGGCGCGCCGTCCACCGCATTATCAGGCGGACCTGTCGCATATGCTGATCGGCGGCGTCACCGGGTTCTTTGCCGCACTGATCGGTTCAGTGCTGGTCGTTGTGCTCGGCGGCGTGCCGTTTCTGGGGTTATTTCTGGCAATGATGGCAGGACCACTGACCGGCGCACTGACGGCGCGTATTGTAGAGCAACTGACCCGCAAACGCGGCAAGGCGATGCAGGCGTCAACCGTCATTGGCCTGGCACTCGGCGCACTGCCGCTTGTCGGGTTTGGTGTCATCGCCCTGCTGAACGGCGCCTTTCTGCAATTATTGCTCATCGGATTGTGGGTGACGCTGCTGATTGTGACGGCAGTAGCGCGGCTGCGGTAG
- a CDS encoding histidine kinase N-terminal 7TM domain-containing protein: MSLAPFLSVLLISGSVAFVLALLFVQQREDNGSVAFALVMIGSAIWSWGYALQIGARSPELALIALRIKYIGILIVPTCWLWFALTYTDSIASLTRKQAAALAFFPVLTFVANITNDWHRFFYRRVNLAPPGALPIVTFDYAPWYWINIVYSYSLVLIGLWLLIRFWGRALRLHRIQIAVLIGALLLMTAISLTFYINEQFVSIVDVTPVLLALNGVLFYLALFRPRHLDARPIAYTHLFEQSSDGVLVFDMRGKVVDCNPAARRMLGLTHPVGQSVQSVLQQYPELAASCTSGVANQPIRIEHSAQVIDAHIAPLRDRRGQQTGSVLVMRDVTNWWRMQQALAESESRLREERRLFIGGPTVVFRWEARERCPVSYVSPNVQEQFGYAPEAFTEGGLMYLSLIHPDDRQRIQNEIADYIRRSVSWYRQEYRFRRADGEYRWIDDSTMVVYNDQNEPIYFLGYILDVTEQKRAEAERLEIERRLQQTQKLESLGLLAGGVAHDFNNLLMAIMGNLDLALLALPKTSTAFQHIRNAMLATRHAAGLTQQLLAYAGRGGDRRTDVDLTRIVAGMADMLRVSVGRQTRLELHLDPYLPVFQADPSQIQQVVLNLILNAADALPAHGGIISVRTGMRFCDEALLAANRTNERLSPGEYLVLEVADTGCGMDEDTQRRMFDPFFTTKAMGTGLGMSAVLGIVRNHHGGIVVDSAPGCGATVTVLFPPSSPVRESEPVKPDVSAAPEPITVLVVDDEADVRDVTARLLTHLNFRVIAVATGAEAIQTLQAHASEVACVLLDANLTDMSGLAVLKALRAIAPHIAIVVSSGYSQHEVLARFAEMAIEGFVQKPYQITELYAAIRRALQRSVMATAPEILSDADATPEVQ; encoded by the coding sequence ATGAGTCTTGCTCCGTTTCTCTCCGTGTTGCTGATTAGCGGCAGTGTCGCCTTCGTTCTGGCGCTTCTCTTTGTGCAACAGCGCGAAGATAATGGCAGTGTCGCGTTTGCGCTGGTCATGATCGGCAGCGCCATCTGGTCGTGGGGATACGCTTTGCAGATCGGCGCCCGTTCGCCTGAACTCGCCCTGATCGCGTTACGCATCAAGTACATTGGCATCCTCATCGTTCCGACGTGCTGGCTCTGGTTTGCGCTGACCTATACCGATAGCATCGCTTCCCTGACCAGAAAACAGGCGGCGGCGCTAGCGTTCTTTCCTGTGCTGACATTTGTTGCCAACATCACGAACGACTGGCACCGTTTCTTCTACCGGCGCGTCAACCTCGCACCACCCGGCGCACTACCGATTGTGACCTTCGACTATGCTCCCTGGTACTGGATTAATATCGTCTACTCGTACAGTCTGGTTCTGATCGGTCTCTGGCTTCTCATACGCTTCTGGGGGCGCGCGCTTCGTCTCCACCGCATCCAGATCGCCGTGCTGATCGGCGCCTTGCTCTTAATGACCGCCATCAGTCTGACCTTCTACATCAACGAGCAGTTTGTCAGCATAGTGGACGTGACTCCGGTGTTGCTGGCTCTCAACGGAGTGCTCTTCTACCTCGCACTGTTCCGCCCCAGGCATCTCGACGCCCGTCCAATCGCCTATACGCATCTGTTTGAACAGTCGAGCGACGGAGTGCTGGTGTTTGATATGCGGGGCAAGGTGGTTGATTGCAACCCGGCGGCGCGTCGCATGCTCGGTCTGACACATCCGGTGGGACAGTCGGTGCAATCCGTGTTGCAACAGTATCCTGAGCTGGCAGCCTCCTGCACAAGCGGCGTTGCGAACCAACCCATTCGTATCGAACACAGCGCACAGGTGATCGATGCGCACATAGCGCCGTTGCGCGACCGTCGCGGACAGCAGACCGGCTCGGTGCTGGTGATGCGCGATGTGACGAACTGGTGGCGGATGCAACAGGCGCTTGCCGAAAGCGAATCCCGGCTGCGCGAGGAGCGCCGCCTGTTTATTGGAGGTCCGACGGTTGTCTTTCGCTGGGAAGCGCGCGAACGATGCCCTGTTTCGTATGTGTCGCCCAATGTGCAGGAGCAGTTCGGGTATGCGCCCGAAGCATTCACTGAGGGCGGGTTGATGTATCTCTCCCTGATCCATCCTGATGATCGCCAGCGCATCCAGAACGAAATCGCCGACTATATTCGCCGGAGTGTGAGCTGGTATCGTCAGGAGTATCGATTTCGGCGCGCCGATGGCGAGTATCGCTGGATCGATGACTCGACGATGGTGGTTTATAACGATCAGAACGAACCGATCTATTTCCTCGGCTACATTCTCGATGTCACCGAGCAGAAACGCGCCGAAGCCGAGCGGCTCGAAATCGAGCGTCGGTTGCAGCAAACGCAGAAACTGGAGAGTCTGGGATTGCTGGCAGGCGGAGTTGCCCACGACTTTAACAATCTGTTGATGGCGATCATGGGAAACCTTGATCTGGCATTGCTGGCGCTGCCCAAAACCTCAACCGCTTTCCAGCACATCCGCAATGCCATGCTGGCAACCCGTCATGCCGCCGGGTTGACCCAGCAATTGCTGGCGTATGCGGGAAGAGGGGGCGATCGGCGAACCGACGTCGATCTGACCAGGATCGTCGCAGGCATGGCAGATATGCTGCGCGTGTCAGTTGGCAGGCAGACGCGCCTTGAATTGCATCTTGACCCGTATCTTCCGGTTTTCCAGGCTGACCCTTCGCAAATCCAGCAGGTCGTGCTCAATCTGATCCTTAACGCGGCTGATGCGCTCCCGGCGCATGGCGGGATTATCAGCGTGCGCACCGGCATGCGCTTCTGTGATGAGGCGCTACTGGCAGCCAACCGCACAAACGAACGTCTGTCGCCTGGCGAGTACCTTGTGCTCGAAGTCGCCGACACCGGCTGCGGCATGGACGAAGACACCCAGCGTCGTATGTTCGATCCCTTCTTCACGACTAAAGCGATGGGAACCGGTCTGGGCATGTCGGCAGTGCTGGGCATTGTGCGCAATCACCACGGCGGAATCGTGGTCGACAGCGCTCCCGGATGCGGCGCTACGGTCACCGTTCTGTTCCCGCCTTCCTCGCCAGTACGGGAGAGCGAACCGGTCAAACCGGACGTATCGGCGGCGCCCGAACCGATCACTGTTCTCGTGGTGGACGACGAAGCCGATGTGCGTGATGTGACGGCGCGCCTTCTCACCCACCTCAACTTTCGCGTCATTGCGGTCGCCACCGGCGCAGAAGCCATCCAGACCCTACAAGCGCATGCCTCCGAAGTCGCATGTGTGCTGCTCGACGCCAACCTCACGGATATGAGCGGCCTGGCGGTGCTGAAGGCGCTGCGCGCAATCGCGCCTCATATCGCCATTGTGGTGTCGAGCGGGTATTCGCAGCACGAGGTTCTGGCTCGCTTTGCCGAGATGGCAATCGAGGGATTCGTTCAAAAACCATACCAGATAACGGAATTGTACGCTGCCATCCGACGCGCATTGCAACGGTCGGTTATGGCGACCGCCCCTGAGATACTTTCAGACGCTGATGCAACCCCTGAAGTGCAATAA
- a CDS encoding glycosyltransferase yields the protein MELVWHSSFASLTGYSGSSLAFVLGLDARGVAVRPLYLYGADRDEHVMMGRIHPRIAELQRAPVRFDAPQVVYAPGDRFSKNSGRYRIGFTMLEFDRLPQEWVQQANQMDEVWTPTAWGADVFAASGVTRPIFVVPLGVDSGRFEPGEPRAHLTDRTVFLSVFEWGPRKGWDILLRAYRAAFRAGDPVVLVLKIDCRAPGENPVRELATLLPMPSPPVVLLYNRSLDAQRMAELYRSADCFVLPTRGEGWGMPILEAMACGIPAIATDWSGPTAFLSRENGYPLPIRGLVPADAGGAYGIGAQWAEPDADALVDLLRQAVQHPDERRRKGLRAAADANRWTWDRAVERVCARLKETGIW from the coding sequence ATGGAACTCGTCTGGCATTCATCATTCGCATCACTCACCGGCTACAGCGGCTCATCGCTTGCTTTCGTCCTGGGGCTTGATGCGCGCGGCGTGGCGGTTCGTCCGCTCTACCTGTACGGCGCCGACCGCGATGAGCATGTGATGATGGGGCGCATCCATCCGCGCATTGCCGAGTTACAGCGCGCTCCGGTGCGTTTTGATGCGCCGCAGGTCGTGTATGCGCCGGGTGACCGATTCTCGAAGAACAGCGGGCGCTACCGCATCGGCTTCACCATGCTCGAATTTGATCGTCTGCCGCAGGAATGGGTGCAGCAGGCCAATCAGATGGACGAAGTCTGGACGCCGACTGCCTGGGGCGCCGACGTGTTTGCGGCAAGCGGCGTCACCCGCCCGATCTTCGTTGTGCCGCTTGGCGTGGATTCAGGACGCTTTGAACCGGGAGAACCGCGCGCGCATTTGACCGACCGCACGGTATTCCTCTCGGTCTTTGAGTGGGGACCGCGCAAAGGATGGGATATTCTGCTGCGCGCCTACCGCGCAGCCTTTCGTGCCGGTGATCCGGTTGTGCTGGTGTTGAAGATCGACTGCCGCGCCCCTGGCGAGAATCCTGTGCGTGAACTGGCGACGCTGTTGCCCATGCCATCACCGCCGGTTGTGCTTCTCTACAACCGTTCCCTGGACGCGCAGCGTATGGCGGAACTCTACCGCAGCGCCGACTGCTTCGTGTTGCCGACGCGCGGGGAGGGGTGGGGCATGCCGATCCTCGAAGCGATGGCGTGCGGCATCCCTGCAATTGCAACCGACTGGAGCGGACCGACGGCGTTTCTCAGCCGCGAGAATGGCTATCCACTGCCGATTCGCGGTCTCGTTCCCGCCGATGCTGGCGGCGCCTACGGTATTGGCGCGCAATGGGCAGAGCCGGACGCCGATGCCCTGGTTGATCTGCTGCGTCAGGCGGTGCAACACCCCGATGAGCGCCGCCGCAAAGGGCTGCGCGCTGCCGCCGACGCCAACCGCTGGACGTGGGATCGCGCAGTGGAACGGGTCTGTGCGCGTTTGAAGGAAACCGGAATCTGGTGA
- a CDS encoding class II aldolase/adducin family protein yields the protein MHQDTWTPLIGPRLAPDEHLTFTIAGNAQNAFAPWFAQGLCAALERHGHAFISADASSDDETIESPPARLVLNLCDIDRPRPIHRRGQGTFVVTIVEGEENQRDVMKAAYPLIVRSLANMVIYNTRVNGVLESHFVTIEQGHYTVRLDGDEQDFFDQIYRRIQPLACSHLVINNKFTPDLPDYLWNGDEATRQISWAGRQLDSLGLLPAAIPIQEYLSERELRHVKRLYGIGGLSYGNLSARAPHNPEYFWMSASGVDKSRLDIVGRDILLVTGYDPENLQINLSVPPHIEPRRVSVDAIEHYMIYREHPQVHAIIHIHAWWRDPIPSTQVNYPCGTYELAAEVAELVRQAPDPSRAVIGLKNHGLTITGHSIPEIFARIEGMIVPQVPMS from the coding sequence ATGCATCAGGATACCTGGACGCCGCTGATAGGGCCGCGACTCGCCCCGGACGAACATCTGACCTTTACGATTGCCGGAAACGCTCAAAACGCTTTTGCGCCCTGGTTTGCGCAAGGATTGTGCGCGGCATTGGAACGCCACGGACACGCATTCATTTCCGCCGATGCGTCGAGCGACGATGAAACGATTGAATCGCCTCCGGCGCGCCTGGTGTTGAACCTGTGCGACATCGACCGGCCACGGCCAATCCATCGCCGCGGGCAGGGAACATTCGTGGTGACAATCGTCGAAGGCGAAGAGAATCAGCGGGATGTGATGAAGGCGGCTTATCCGCTCATTGTGCGCTCGCTGGCAAATATGGTCATCTACAATACGCGCGTGAATGGCGTACTCGAAAGCCATTTCGTCACTATCGAACAAGGGCACTATACCGTGCGACTCGATGGTGACGAACAGGACTTTTTCGACCAGATCTACCGGCGTATTCAACCGCTGGCGTGCAGCCATCTGGTGATCAACAATAAGTTCACGCCCGACCTGCCGGATTATCTCTGGAACGGCGATGAGGCTACCCGCCAGATCAGTTGGGCGGGCAGGCAACTCGACAGCTTGGGGTTGCTCCCGGCAGCCATTCCAATTCAGGAGTATCTGTCGGAGCGCGAACTGCGCCACGTCAAGCGGCTGTACGGCATTGGCGGTCTCAGTTATGGCAACCTGAGCGCCCGGGCGCCGCACAACCCTGAGTACTTCTGGATGTCGGCATCGGGAGTGGATAAGAGCCGCCTTGACATCGTGGGACGTGATATTCTGCTGGTGACGGGGTATGACCCGGAGAACTTGCAGATTAACTTGAGCGTTCCGCCGCATATCGAACCGCGTCGCGTTTCGGTCGATGCCATCGAGCACTACATGATCTACCGCGAACATCCACAGGTGCACGCAATCATCCACATCCATGCCTGGTGGCGCGACCCTATTCCGTCAACGCAGGTGAACTACCCATGCGGCACCTACGAACTGGCGGCCGAAGTGGCGGAACTGGTGCGTCAGGCGCCCGATCCGTCGCGCGCGGTCATTGGTTTGAAGAATCACGGGTTGACCATCACCGGTCATTCGATCCCGGAAATCTTCGCGCGCATCGAGGGGATGATCGTCCCACAGGTGCCAATGTCGTAA